One genomic window of Nilaparvata lugens isolate BPH unplaced genomic scaffold, ASM1435652v1 scaffold5647, whole genome shotgun sequence includes the following:
- the LOC111061341 gene encoding LOW QUALITY PROTEIN: arf-GAP with coiled-coil, ANK repeat and PH domain-containing protein 2 (The sequence of the model RefSeq protein was modified relative to this genomic sequence to represent the inferred CDS: inserted 1 base in 1 codon; deleted 1 base in 1 codon; substituted 1 base at 1 genomic stop codon; added 111 bases not found in genome assembly), with amino-acid sequence MQSIIDPEECLQDSPKFRSMLEEQESQIELLEHKLEKVLKVCGQTVDSGKTYVGNQSLFANALWDLSVCFRHQPDTMSRLNKLIQALQEMNKFHTMLLDQASRTILKNLTVFVKENIKGVKESRHHFDKISAEFDLALGRNAQAQKTRTSEIEESQHLLAATRKCFRHTALEHAQCVTLLQARKKHEILGTVTTVHMHACNTYFHQGYDLCESLQPFFRQLDDEVTDMRQDCLKLEKSLNNRHSLVTDDRSSPYGGXGGTKGAPRLQGYLYKRSSNAFKTWNRRWFSLNDTQLVYRKRTGEKRDSNEEDLRICTVKPAHDAERRFCFEVLSPTKSHMLQADSEEIYXAWVTALQRGIGAAIQQTPCTAEERRGRRDEGREEEEEEEEEECGGGEGGVEEEIGRRV; translated from the exons GTGCTAAAAGTATGCGGCCAAACGGTGGACTCAGGAAAGACGTACGTCGGAAACCAGAGCCTGTTCGCGAACGCTCTCTGGGATCTGAGCGTGTGTTTCCGACATCAGCCTGACACCATGTCGCGACTCAACAAACTCATTCAGGCCCTCCAAGAGATGAACAAATTCCACACCATGCTGCTCGACCAGGCCTCCAGAACTATACTCAAGAATCTCACTGTCTTCGTCAAAGA aaacATAAAGGGTGTGAAAGAATCGCGTCACCACTTCGACAAGATCTCGGCCGAGTTTGACCTGGCATTGGGTCGCAATGCGCAAGCGCAGAAGACTCGCACCTCGGAAATAGAGGAAAGCCAGCATTTACTGGCCGCCACTAGGAAGTGTTTCCGCCACACGGCACTCGAACACGCCCAGTGTGTCACCCTCCTGCAGGCCCGCAAAAAGCATGAGATACTAGGCACGGTCA ctACTGTCCATATGCACGCCTGTAACACTTACTTCCATCAAGGTTACGATCTTTGTGAAAGTCTACAGCCTTTTTTCCGCCAGTTGGATGATGAG GTAACAGACATGCGGCAGGACTGTTTGAAACTGGAGAAATCTCTCAACAACCGTCACTCTCTGGTCACAGACGACCGATCTTCTCCCTATGGGGGGTAAGGGGGGACC AAGGGTGCGCCCCGCCTACAGGGCTATCTGTACAAACGATCGTCAAACGCCTTCAAAACCTGGAATAGACGCTGGTTTAGTTTAAACGACACTCAGCTGGTGTATCGCAAACGGACTGGTGA AAAGCGTGACAGTAATGAGGAAGACCTGAGAATTTGCACCGTGAAGCCCGCCCATGACGCCGAGAGGCGATTCTGCTTTGAAGTACTATCGCCCACCAA aAGCCATATGTTACAAGCCGACTCGGAAGAGATCT CAGCATGGGTGACCGCTCTACAGCGAGGCATAGGAGCTGCCATACAGCAAACGCCTTGTACGGCTGAAGAAAGGCGGGGAAGGAGAGATGAAGGacgggaagaggaggaggaagaagaagaggaagagtgtggaggaggagaaggaggtgtgGAGGAGGAGATCGGAAGGAGAGTGTAG